The following are encoded together in the Janthinobacterium sp. Marseille genome:
- the pyk gene encoding pyruvate kinase gives MRRNRKAKIVATLGPASGDVETISALFEAGVDMFRFNFSHGSHEDHRARHEIVRSLETKYGRPVAILCDLQGPKIRLGTFNGDSAVLAEGSQFVLDRDQTPGDATRVYLPHPELFAVVKAGQNLLFDDGKIRVSIESNSGDRIVTRVTTGGKISNRKGVNVPDAILPIPAMTPKDLVDLEFALSLGVDWVALSFVQQVSDIEDARKIIGDRALIQSKIEKPAAMLDIDAICKASDSVMVARGDLGVELPISQVPRAQKEIIRVSRKYGRPTIVATHMLESMTESPMPTRAEASDVANAIYEGADAVMLSAESASGKNPVRAVQMMDSIIKEVESDPVYRTLLDAQQVTPRPTAEDAICNALRDTTAAIKAVATVTYTKSGSTSMSAARVRPTTSILSITPELKTARRLAWVWGIHSIVGGQDVKSVDDMVSEAVAAAVHEGFAKKGDYIAISAGLPFGESGTTNLLHIATVK, from the coding sequence ATGAGACGTAATCGCAAAGCAAAAATCGTTGCTACCCTGGGCCCAGCAAGTGGTGATGTGGAAACCATCAGCGCATTGTTTGAAGCTGGCGTGGACATGTTCCGCTTCAACTTCAGCCATGGTTCGCACGAAGATCACCGCGCACGTCACGAAATCGTGCGTAGCCTGGAAACCAAATACGGCCGTCCGGTTGCCATCCTCTGCGATCTGCAAGGTCCGAAGATTCGTCTGGGTACCTTCAATGGCGATTCCGCTGTGTTGGCTGAAGGTTCACAATTCGTGCTCGACCGCGATCAGACCCCAGGTGATGCAACACGCGTTTACCTGCCACATCCTGAACTGTTCGCGGTTGTCAAAGCTGGTCAAAACCTGTTGTTTGATGACGGCAAAATTCGTGTTTCGATCGAAAGCAACTCGGGTGACCGCATCGTCACACGTGTGACTACGGGCGGCAAGATTTCGAACCGCAAAGGCGTCAACGTGCCAGACGCAATTCTGCCGATCCCTGCAATGACACCGAAAGATCTGGTTGATCTGGAATTTGCATTGTCGTTGGGCGTGGACTGGGTAGCTCTGTCGTTCGTGCAACAAGTTTCCGATATCGAAGATGCACGCAAGATCATCGGCGACCGCGCCCTGATTCAATCGAAGATCGAAAAACCAGCAGCAATGCTCGACATCGATGCGATCTGCAAAGCTTCCGACTCCGTCATGGTTGCTCGTGGTGATTTGGGTGTTGAACTGCCGATCTCGCAAGTGCCGCGCGCTCAGAAAGAAATCATCCGTGTATCGCGTAAATACGGCCGTCCAACTATCGTTGCAACACACATGTTGGAATCGATGACCGAATCGCCTATGCCAACCCGTGCAGAAGCATCGGACGTTGCCAACGCCATTTACGAAGGCGCAGATGCCGTGATGTTGTCTGCGGAATCGGCCAGCGGCAAGAACCCTGTTCGTGCCGTTCAAATGATGGACAGCATCATTAAAGAAGTGGAAAGCGATCCGGTCTACCGCACACTGCTGGATGCACAGCAAGTGACACCACGTCCAACGGCGGAAGATGCAATCTGCAACGCCTTGCGTGACACCACGGCTGCGATCAAAGCCGTCGCTACTGTGACATATACCAAATCCGGTAGCACCAGCATGAGCGCTGCGCGTGTACGTCCGACCACGTCGATCCTGAGCATCACTCCAGAACTGAAGACCGCACGTCGTCTGGCATGGGTTTGGGGTATCCACTCGATCGTTGGTGGCCAGGATGTTAAGTCTGTTGATGACATGGTCAGCGAAGCAGTGGCGGCCGCTGTGCATGAAGGTTTTGCCAAGAAGGGTGATTACATCGCTATCTCGGCTGGCTTG